Proteins found in one Candidatus Neomarinimicrobiota bacterium genomic segment:
- the aceE gene encoding pyruvate dehydrogenase (acetyl-transferring), homodimeric type: MASVNINKDTDPQETSEWLDSLAAVFEEEGVNRAHFLVNELIDYASRHGVRLPYSPNTSYLNTIPVSQQPQFPGDRDIERRIKSIVRWNAMAMVVRANKVSDGIGGHISTFASSATLLEIGFNHFFRSATDEFGGDIVYFQGHGSPGIYARAFLEGRLSEQDLVNFRRELADGGGLSSYPHPWLMPNFWQFPTVSMGLGPLQAIYQARFMRYMENRELIPRSDRKVWAFLGDGEMDEPESLGAITLASREKLDNLIFVVNCNMQRLDGPVRGNGKVVQELEGAFRGAGWNVIKVIWGSEWDELLAKDKDGILAKRMEEVVDGDILKYIVEGGAYIREHFFGAYPELLEMVNHLSNEDLEKLKRGGHDPAKVYAAYAEALAHVDQPTVILTSTVKGYGMGEAGEGKNITHGQKKLNEEELKAFRSRFGIPISDEEVIKAPFYRPDENSEEVKYLKARREALGGNFPARRSSAEPTQTPELSAFKAALEGTGDRAQSTTMAFVRILSMLTKDKIMGKRVVPIVPDEARTFGMEALFRSLGIYSSVGQLYDPVDSDQYLYYREDIKGQILEEGITEAGSASSWVSAATSYSTHGVNMMPFYIYYSMFGFQRVGDMFWLAGDIRARGFLLGATAGRTTLNGEGLQHQDGHSLLAAATIPNCRAYDPAYSYEIAVIIQHGMKRMMQEQIDEFYYLTLENEPYIHPAMPKNAEEGIIKGMYHLSSTGKAKADMHVQLMGSGAILGEVLAAADILKKEWKVTADIWSVTSYSELRLDAQDAQRWNRLHPTKERRKAYACELMHNKVGPVIAASDYIKLVAEQISIFIDKPFIALGTDGFGRSESRENLRKFFEVDRYSIVATALFQLQKMDVIKGDVVARAIKKYGIQTESDNPVKR; encoded by the coding sequence GTGGCTAGTGTAAACATTAATAAAGATACCGATCCCCAGGAAACCAGTGAGTGGCTGGATTCTCTCGCAGCTGTTTTTGAAGAGGAGGGGGTTAATCGAGCCCATTTTCTGGTAAATGAACTTATCGATTATGCCAGCCGGCATGGTGTACGACTTCCCTATAGTCCCAACACATCCTACCTGAATACCATCCCCGTTTCCCAACAGCCGCAATTTCCTGGCGACAGGGATATCGAACGTCGTATTAAATCTATTGTGCGTTGGAATGCCATGGCCATGGTGGTTCGAGCCAACAAGGTCAGTGATGGTATTGGCGGTCACATCTCAACCTTCGCTTCTTCAGCAACTCTCCTGGAGATAGGCTTTAATCATTTTTTCAGATCAGCCACCGATGAGTTTGGTGGAGATATCGTATATTTTCAAGGTCATGGTTCACCGGGAATTTACGCACGCGCCTTTTTGGAAGGTCGCCTCAGTGAACAAGACCTGGTAAACTTTCGTCGTGAATTAGCCGATGGTGGCGGTCTATCATCCTATCCACACCCCTGGTTAATGCCCAATTTCTGGCAGTTCCCAACTGTTTCCATGGGTCTGGGACCCCTGCAGGCTATTTATCAAGCCCGCTTTATGCGCTATATGGAAAACCGCGAACTGATTCCAAGGAGTGATCGCAAAGTCTGGGCTTTCCTGGGTGATGGGGAAATGGATGAACCAGAATCGCTGGGAGCAATTACCCTGGCTTCCCGTGAAAAGCTGGACAACCTAATCTTTGTTGTAAACTGCAACATGCAACGACTAGATGGTCCTGTCCGCGGAAATGGCAAAGTGGTCCAGGAGCTGGAAGGAGCCTTCCGAGGTGCTGGCTGGAATGTCATTAAAGTTATTTGGGGCTCAGAATGGGATGAGCTGCTGGCCAAAGATAAAGACGGTATCCTGGCCAAGCGTATGGAAGAAGTTGTGGATGGTGACATCCTCAAATACATCGTTGAAGGTGGCGCTTATATTCGTGAGCATTTCTTTGGAGCATATCCTGAACTGCTTGAGATGGTGAATCATCTCAGTAATGAAGACCTGGAAAAGCTGAAACGCGGTGGACACGATCCTGCCAAGGTCTATGCCGCTTATGCTGAAGCATTGGCCCATGTGGATCAACCTACTGTGATCCTGACCAGTACTGTTAAAGGTTATGGAATGGGTGAAGCTGGTGAGGGTAAAAACATCACCCATGGCCAGAAAAAATTAAATGAAGAAGAATTAAAAGCCTTCCGCAGCCGTTTTGGTATTCCCATCTCAGATGAAGAGGTGATCAAGGCTCCCTTCTATCGTCCAGATGAAAATTCTGAAGAAGTCAAATATTTAAAAGCCCGCCGTGAAGCATTAGGTGGAAATTTCCCGGCTCGTCGGAGCTCAGCGGAACCCACCCAAACTCCTGAATTGTCAGCTTTCAAAGCTGCGCTTGAGGGCACTGGGGATCGGGCACAATCCACCACCATGGCCTTTGTGCGTATTTTATCAATGCTGACCAAGGATAAAATCATGGGCAAGCGGGTCGTGCCCATTGTACCAGATGAAGCCCGAACTTTTGGTATGGAAGCCCTGTTCAGGAGTCTGGGTATTTACTCAAGCGTCGGTCAGCTATACGATCCAGTGGATTCGGATCAATACCTGTATTATCGAGAAGATATCAAGGGGCAAATTTTAGAAGAGGGTATTACTGAAGCAGGTTCTGCAAGTTCCTGGGTTTCAGCTGCCACATCCTACAGCACACACGGTGTCAACATGATGCCATTTTATATTTACTACTCCATGTTTGGATTCCAGAGAGTAGGCGACATGTTCTGGCTGGCTGGTGATATCCGTGCCAGAGGCTTCCTGCTGGGAGCAACTGCTGGCAGAACAACCCTCAATGGGGAAGGTCTCCAGCATCAGGATGGACACAGTCTTCTTGCTGCTGCAACCATACCCAATTGCCGTGCTTACGATCCTGCATACTCCTACGAGATTGCAGTCATTATTCAGCATGGAATGAAACGAATGATGCAGGAACAGATTGATGAATTCTACTATCTCACCCTGGAGAATGAACCCTATATCCATCCAGCCATGCCCAAGAATGCCGAAGAAGGTATTATTAAGGGGATGTATCACCTTTCAAGTACGGGTAAAGCCAAAGCAGATATGCACGTTCAATTAATGGGCTCTGGAGCTATCCTGGGTGAAGTGCTGGCGGCTGCTGACATTCTTAAAAAGGAATGGAAAGTTACTGCCGATATCTGGAGTGTCACGAGTTATTCAGAACTGAGATTGGATGCCCAGGATGCACAACGCTGGAATCGTCTACACCCCACCAAGGAGAGGCGTAAAGCCTACGCGTGTGAGCTCATGCACAATAAGGTTGGTCCTGTGATCGCAGCGTCAGATTACATCAAGCTGGTTGCTGAACAGATATCCATTTTTATCGATAAACCATTTATTGCATTGGGAACTGATGGATTTGGCAGAAGTGAATCCAGGGAAAATCTCAGGAAATTCTTTGAAGTTGATCGTTATTCCATCGTAGCTACAGCACTTTTCCAATTACAAAAAATGGATGTGATCAAAGGCGATGTCGTGGCTAGGGCTATCAAAAAATATGGTATCCAAACTGAATCAGATAATCCAGTCAAGCGTTGA
- a CDS encoding 2-oxo acid dehydrogenase subunit E2 yields the protein MLKEIIIPDLGEGIDSVEVGEINVKPGDHVDVGDILVLLESDKASMEIEAEIAGTIKDVRITTGSEVSTNTILATIEADEVEAEAAPEPDEVQAKKKPAKKAEVEPPVEEEIPKTPIEVPVTKRRVIPASPSVRRFARELGADLSQVSGTGPKGRVLKEDVQNYVKGRLSDAPATGISRPAQPEIDFSQWGEIEKVHLSKIRRATAVNLQNAWQTIPHVTQYDETDITDLEAFRQTYKHSAAKEGGKLSILPFIMKAVANALKEFPDFNSSLDATGENLIHKKYIHLGIAVDTPNGLVVPIIRDVDQKSLNELAVELVDVSTRTRDRKIKPAELVGATFSISSLGGISGTGFSPIVNPPQVAILGVSRSKIKPEYDGAEFQPRLMLPFSLSYDHRVIDGAAAARFTKFIADELKAIKNLF from the coding sequence ATGCTAAAAGAAATAATCATACCGGATCTTGGGGAAGGCATTGATAGTGTTGAAGTCGGAGAGATTAATGTCAAACCGGGTGATCATGTAGATGTGGGTGATATTCTTGTCCTCCTGGAAAGTGACAAGGCCTCCATGGAAATTGAAGCTGAGATTGCTGGGACAATAAAGGACGTTCGCATTACAACAGGCTCTGAAGTCAGTACCAATACCATCCTGGCCACCATTGAAGCAGATGAAGTTGAAGCAGAGGCTGCTCCTGAACCTGATGAAGTTCAAGCAAAGAAAAAACCTGCAAAAAAAGCAGAGGTGGAACCTCCAGTTGAAGAGGAAATCCCCAAAACACCCATTGAAGTTCCCGTTACCAAACGCCGTGTCATACCTGCCAGCCCATCGGTGCGCAGGTTTGCCCGTGAATTGGGTGCTGATCTCAGTCAGGTCAGCGGAACCGGTCCCAAGGGTCGTGTCCTCAAGGAAGATGTTCAGAATTATGTAAAGGGTCGTCTCAGCGATGCACCAGCCACAGGTATAAGCAGACCCGCCCAACCTGAAATTGATTTCAGCCAGTGGGGTGAAATTGAAAAGGTTCATTTGAGTAAAATCCGTCGGGCCACTGCGGTCAATCTCCAAAATGCCTGGCAGACCATTCCCCATGTAACCCAGTATGATGAAACCGATATTACGGATCTGGAAGCTTTTCGTCAGACTTACAAGCATTCTGCAGCCAAAGAGGGGGGTAAACTTTCGATTTTACCCTTTATCATGAAAGCGGTTGCCAATGCCCTCAAGGAATTTCCAGATTTTAATAGTTCATTGGATGCCACGGGTGAAAACCTGATCCATAAAAAATATATCCATCTGGGAATAGCTGTAGATACCCCAAATGGTCTGGTGGTTCCAATTATTCGTGATGTTGATCAGAAAAGTCTGAATGAACTTGCTGTGGAATTGGTGGATGTGAGCACCCGTACCCGGGATCGCAAAATCAAACCTGCAGAACTGGTTGGAGCAACATTCTCTATTTCAAGTCTCGGTGGAATCAGCGGAACTGGTTTTTCACCCATTGTTAATCCACCACAAGTCGCCATTCTCGGTGTGTCGCGATCCAAGATTAAACCAGAGTATGATGGCGCTGAATTCCAACCACGTCTCATGCTGCCTTTCTCCCTATCCTATGATCACAGGGTCATCGATGGAGCTGCTGCAGCCAGATTTACAAAATTTATCGCTGATGAATTGAAAGCGATTAAGAATTTATTTTAG